A single genomic interval of Rhodopseudomonas palustris harbors:
- the rplA gene encoding 50S ribosomal protein L1, whose product MAIGKRLKKIREGIDRTKLYPLDEAVKLVKERAISKFDETIEVAINLGVDPRHADQMVRGVVMLPNGTGRTVRVGVFARGAKADEAKAAGADVVGAEDLVEQVQAGNINFDRCIATPDMMPLVGRLGKVLGPRGMMPNPKIGTVTMDVAGAVKGAKGGSVEFRVEKAGIIQAGVGKASFDADKLVENIKALADAVNKAKPSGAKGTYIQRVAVSSTMGPGVKVEPGTVH is encoded by the coding sequence ATGGCAATCGGTAAGCGTCTGAAGAAGATCCGGGAAGGCATCGACCGCACCAAGCTGTATCCGCTCGACGAGGCGGTGAAGCTGGTCAAGGAGCGCGCCATCTCGAAGTTCGACGAGACCATCGAGGTCGCGATCAACCTCGGCGTCGATCCGCGCCACGCTGACCAGATGGTCCGCGGCGTGGTCATGCTGCCGAACGGCACCGGCCGCACCGTGCGCGTCGGCGTGTTCGCGCGCGGCGCCAAGGCGGACGAAGCCAAGGCCGCGGGCGCCGACGTCGTCGGCGCGGAGGATCTGGTGGAGCAGGTTCAGGCCGGCAACATCAACTTCGACCGCTGCATCGCGACCCCGGACATGATGCCCCTGGTCGGCCGCCTCGGTAAGGTGCTCGGCCCGCGCGGCATGATGCCGAACCCGAAGATCGGCACGGTGACCATGGACGTCGCCGGCGCGGTCAAGGGCGCCAAGGGCGGTTCGGTCGAGTTCCGCGTCGAGAAGGCCGGTATCATCCAGGCTGGCGTCGGCAAGGCCTCGTTCGATGCCGACAAGCTGGTGGAGAACATCAAGGCGCTCGCGGACGCGGTCAACAAGGCCAAGCCGAGCGGCGCCAAGGGCACTTACATTCAGCGCGTCGCGGTGTCCTCGACCATGGGCCCCGGCGTGAAGGTCGAGCCGGGCACCGTCCACTAA
- the rpoC gene encoding DNA-directed RNA polymerase subunit beta' codes for MNQEIMNLFNPTTPAQVFDQIRISIASPEKILSWSYGEIKKPETINYRTFKPERDGLFCARIFGPIKDYECLCGKYKRMKYKGIICEKCSVEVTLSRVRRERMGHIELAAPVAHIWFLKSLPSRIGQLLDMTLKDLERILYFEYYVVLEPGLTDLKERQLLSEEEYLRAQDQYGQDSFTAMIGAEAIRELLKGLELEKIDAQLRAEMAETDSDIKHKKLAKRLKIVEAFRYSGNKPEWMILTVVPVIPPDLRPLVPLDGGRFATSDLNDLYRRVINRNNRLKRLMELRAPDIIIRNEKRMLQEAVDALFDNGRRGRVITGANKRPLKSLADMLKGKQGRFRQNLLGKRVDYSGRSVIVVGPELKLHQCGLPKKMALELFKPFIYSRLDAKGLSTTVKQAKKLVEKERPEVWDILDEVIREHPVLLNRAPTLHRLGIQAFEPVLIEGKAIQLHPLVCSAFNADFDGDQMAVHVPLSLEAQLEARVLMMSTNNILHPANGQPIIVPSQDIVLGLYYLSIMREGLPGEGKVFADLAELEHALYSKVIHLHTKIKYRWHWVNEEGENTVRLLETTAGRILLGQVLPKSPKLPFDVINKLMTKREISGVIDQVYRHCGQKETVIFCDRIMALGFFNAFKAGISFGKDDMVVPGSKWKIVDSTRTLAKDFEQQYNDGLITHGEKYNKVVDAWSKATEEIAKEMMKEISAVRKAPDGSEQQVNSIYMMAHSGARGSPAQMRQLAGMRGLMAKPSGEIIETPIISNFKEGLSVLEYFNSTHGARKGLADTALKTANSGYLTRRLVDVAQDCIITQADCGTSLGIKMRAIVDAGTVVASLGSRILGRTAGEDVRDPATNEIIVKRGDLMEERDVEAIHQAGVQEVKIRSALTCELVNGICGKCYGRDLARGTPVNHGEAVGVIAAQSIGEPGTQLTMRTFHIGGAAQINEQSVIESNFDGKIVIKNRAIARNGEGHNVAMVRNMVIAIVDPDGTERATHRIQYGARVHVDEGDMVKRGQRIAEWDPYTRPILTEVEGEIGFEDLIEDQSISETLDESTGIAKRIVIDWRSTRGGADLRPAIVIKGKDGKVLKLARGGDARYMLSVDAILSVDVGAQVKPGDILARISTESAKTRDITGGLPRVAELFEARRPKDAAIIAEIAGTIRFGRDYKNKRRLSIEPLDKNEEAREYLIPKGKHIHLQDGDVVEKGDFIVEGNPAPHDILAIKGIEELAAYLVNEIQEVYRLQGVLINDKHIEVIVRQMLQKIEITDQGDTDMISGEQVDKIEFNALNAKAVEEGKKPATGNPVLLGITKASLQTRSFFSAASFQETTRVLTEAAVNGKVDPLEGLKENVIVGRLIPAGTGASMAKIREVAVKRDRLILDEREKQAAIVPAAAPEAEPLSLPPAE; via the coding sequence ATGAACCAGGAAATTATGAATCTGTTCAATCCGACGACGCCGGCTCAGGTCTTCGACCAGATCCGGATCTCGATCGCGTCGCCGGAGAAGATTCTGTCGTGGTCGTACGGCGAGATCAAGAAGCCGGAAACGATCAACTACCGTACCTTCAAGCCCGAGCGCGACGGCCTGTTCTGCGCCCGCATCTTCGGGCCGATCAAGGACTACGAGTGCTTGTGCGGCAAGTACAAGCGGATGAAGTACAAGGGCATCATCTGCGAGAAGTGCTCGGTCGAAGTGACTCTGTCGCGCGTCCGTCGCGAGCGCATGGGCCACATCGAGCTGGCCGCGCCGGTCGCCCACATCTGGTTCCTGAAGTCCTTGCCGTCGCGTATCGGGCAGCTGCTCGACATGACGCTGAAGGACCTCGAGCGCATCCTGTACTTCGAATACTACGTGGTGCTGGAGCCGGGCCTCACCGACCTCAAGGAGCGTCAGCTCCTGTCGGAGGAGGAGTACCTGCGCGCCCAGGATCAGTACGGCCAGGATTCGTTCACCGCCATGATCGGCGCCGAAGCGATCCGTGAGCTGCTGAAGGGGCTCGAACTCGAAAAGATCGACGCGCAGCTGCGCGCCGAGATGGCCGAGACCGACTCTGACATCAAGCACAAGAAGCTCGCCAAGCGCCTGAAGATCGTCGAAGCGTTCCGCTATTCCGGCAACAAGCCGGAGTGGATGATCCTCACGGTCGTGCCGGTGATCCCGCCGGATCTGCGCCCGCTGGTGCCGCTCGACGGCGGCCGGTTCGCGACCTCGGACCTCAACGACCTGTATCGCCGCGTCATCAACCGTAACAACCGCTTGAAGCGGCTGATGGAGCTGCGCGCGCCGGACATCATCATCCGCAACGAAAAGCGCATGCTGCAGGAAGCTGTGGACGCGCTGTTCGACAACGGCCGCCGCGGCCGCGTCATCACCGGCGCCAACAAGCGCCCGCTGAAGTCGCTCGCCGACATGCTGAAGGGCAAGCAGGGCCGGTTCCGTCAGAACCTGCTCGGCAAGCGCGTCGACTATTCGGGCCGTTCGGTGATCGTGGTCGGTCCTGAGCTCAAGCTGCATCAGTGCGGCCTGCCGAAGAAGATGGCGCTCGAACTGTTCAAGCCGTTCATCTATTCGCGGCTCGACGCCAAGGGTCTGTCGACCACCGTCAAGCAGGCCAAGAAGCTGGTCGAGAAGGAGCGGCCGGAGGTTTGGGACATCCTCGACGAGGTGATCCGCGAACATCCGGTGCTGCTGAACCGCGCCCCGACGCTGCATCGTCTCGGCATTCAGGCGTTCGAGCCGGTGCTGATCGAAGGCAAGGCGATCCAGCTGCATCCGCTGGTGTGCTCGGCGTTCAACGCCGACTTCGACGGCGACCAGATGGCCGTGCACGTTCCGCTGTCGCTCGAAGCGCAGCTGGAAGCGCGCGTCCTGATGATGTCGACCAACAACATCCTGCATCCGGCGAACGGCCAGCCGATCATCGTGCCGTCGCAGGACATCGTGCTCGGCCTGTACTACCTGTCGATCATGCGGGAAGGCCTGCCGGGTGAGGGCAAGGTGTTTGCCGACCTCGCCGAGCTTGAGCACGCGCTGTACTCCAAGGTCATCCACCTCCACACCAAGATCAAGTATCGCTGGCATTGGGTGAACGAGGAAGGCGAGAACACCGTCCGTCTGCTGGAGACCACCGCCGGCCGCATCCTGCTTGGGCAGGTGCTGCCGAAGTCGCCGAAGCTGCCGTTCGACGTCATCAACAAGCTGATGACCAAGCGCGAGATCTCCGGCGTCATCGACCAGGTCTATCGCCACTGCGGTCAGAAGGAGACGGTGATCTTCTGCGACCGGATCATGGCGCTCGGCTTCTTCAACGCGTTCAAGGCCGGCATCTCGTTCGGCAAGGACGACATGGTCGTGCCGGGCTCGAAGTGGAAGATCGTCGACTCGACCCGTACGCTGGCGAAGGACTTCGAGCAGCAGTACAACGACGGTCTCATCACCCACGGCGAGAAGTACAACAAGGTGGTCGACGCCTGGTCGAAGGCCACCGAAGAAATCGCCAAGGAGATGATGAAGGAGATCTCCGCGGTTCGGAAGGCGCCTGACGGCTCCGAACAGCAGGTCAACTCGATCTACATGATGGCCCACTCCGGTGCGCGTGGTTCGCCCGCGCAGATGCGTCAGCTCGCCGGTATGCGCGGCCTGATGGCCAAACCGTCGGGTGAAATCATCGAGACGCCGATCATTTCCAACTTCAAGGAAGGTCTGTCGGTTCTCGAGTACTTCAACTCGACCCACGGCGCCCGTAAGGGTCTGGCCGACACTGCGCTCAAGACCGCGAACTCGGGTTACCTGACCCGTCGTCTGGTCGACGTGGCGCAGGACTGCATCATCACGCAGGCCGACTGCGGCACCTCGCTCGGCATCAAGATGCGGGCGATCGTCGACGCCGGCACCGTGGTCGCCTCGCTTGGCAGCCGTATTCTCGGCCGCACCGCGGGCGAGGACGTGCGCGACCCGGCCACCAACGAGATCATCGTCAAGCGCGGTGATCTGATGGAGGAGCGGGACGTCGAGGCGATCCACCAGGCCGGCGTGCAGGAAGTGAAGATCCGCTCGGCGCTGACCTGCGAGCTGGTCAACGGCATCTGCGGTAAGTGCTACGGGCGCGATCTTGCCCGCGGTACTCCGGTCAACCACGGCGAAGCGGTCGGCGTCATCGCGGCGCAGTCGATCGGTGAGCCGGGCACCCAGCTGACGATGCGTACCTTCCACATCGGCGGTGCGGCGCAGATCAACGAGCAGTCGGTGATCGAGTCGAACTTCGACGGCAAGATCGTCATCAAGAACCGCGCCATCGCCCGTAACGGCGAAGGCCACAATGTTGCGATGGTCCGCAACATGGTGATCGCGATCGTCGATCCGGACGGCACCGAGCGTGCGACCCATCGTATCCAGTACGGCGCGCGCGTGCACGTCGACGAGGGCGATATGGTCAAGCGCGGCCAGCGCATCGCCGAGTGGGACCCGTACACCCGGCCGATCCTGACCGAGGTCGAGGGCGAGATCGGGTTCGAGGACCTGATCGAGGATCAGTCGATCTCCGAAACGCTCGACGAGTCGACCGGTATCGCCAAGCGTATCGTCATCGATTGGCGCTCGACCCGCGGCGGCGCGGACCTGCGTCCGGCGATCGTGATCAAGGGCAAGGACGGCAAGGTGCTGAAGCTGGCGCGTGGCGGCGACGCCCGCTACATGCTGTCGGTCGACGCCATTCTGTCGGTCGACGTCGGCGCCCAGGTCAAGCCCGGCGACATCCTCGCGCGTATCTCGACCGAGAGCGCCAAGACCCGTGACATCACCGGCGGTCTGCCGCGGGTGGCGGAGCTGTTCGAGGCGCGGCGGCCGAAGGATGCGGCGATCATCGCCGAGATCGCCGGCACCATCCGGTTCGGTCGCGACTACAAGAACAAGCGCCGGCTCTCGATCGAGCCGCTCGACAAGAACGAGGAAGCGCGCGAGTACCTGATCCCGAAGGGCAAGCACATCCACTTGCAGGACGGCGACGTCGTCGAAAAGGGCGACTTCATCGTCGAGGGCAATCCGGCGCCGCACGACATCCTGGCAATCAAGGGCATCGAGGAACTCGCTGCCTATCTCGTCAACGAAATCCAGGAGGTCTATCGACTCCAGGGCGTGTTGATCAACGACAAGCACATCGAGGTGATCGTTCGCCAGATGCTGCAGAAGATCGAGATCACCGACCAGGGCGATACCGACATGATCTCGGGCGAGCAGGTCGACAAGATCGAGTTCAACGCGCTCAACGCCAAGGCGGTCGAGGAGGGCAAGAAGCCGGCAACCGGCAATCCTGTGCTGCTCGGTATCACCAAGGCCAGCTTGCAGACCCGCTCGTTCTTCTCGGCGGCGTCGTTCCAGGAGACCACCCGGGTGCTCACCGAAGCCGCGGTCAACGGCAAGGTGGATCCGCTGGAAGGCCTCAAGGAAAACGTCATCGTTGGCCGGCTGATCCCGGCGGGCACCGGCGCCTCGATGGCCAAGATCCGCGAAGTGGCGGTGAAGCGCGATCGGCTGATTCTCGACGAGCGCGAGAAGCAGGCGGCGATCGTTCCGGCCGCTGCGCCGGAAGCCGAACCGCTGTCGCTGCCGCCGGCAGAGTAA
- a CDS encoding NAD(P)-dependent oxidoreductase, with protein sequence MADKVLVASRFGRSMLGRFAEQFELLETAGKPADQVFSATELADVRALLTMGGQPLGRETFDMLPALGAVVCYGTGYDGVDLKAAAERGIVVGNSPAANASAVADLALALLLALMRRVLPADAYVRAGGWSGAKPSPMLKPPRGLTGAKVGVYGIGEIGRKIAARVSGFETEVAYHSRSRHDVPYRYVGDLGELVDWCDVLLVAVRAGPDTEKIIDAGMLKRLGPNGVVVNISRGSVIDQAALIAALADGTIAGAGLDVFALEPYAPDALAEFPNVVLTPHIGGHTQEAHRAMQDCVIANLAAFFAGKPLPYPVQG encoded by the coding sequence ATGGCCGACAAGGTTCTGGTCGCGTCGCGGTTTGGCCGGTCGATGCTGGGGAGATTCGCCGAGCAGTTCGAGCTGCTGGAGACCGCCGGCAAGCCCGCTGATCAGGTTTTCAGTGCCACTGAGCTCGCCGACGTCCGCGCGCTGCTGACGATGGGCGGCCAGCCGCTCGGCCGCGAGACCTTCGACATGCTGCCGGCGCTCGGCGCGGTGGTCTGCTACGGCACCGGCTACGACGGGGTCGATCTCAAAGCCGCTGCCGAGCGCGGCATCGTGGTCGGCAACAGCCCGGCGGCGAATGCCTCGGCAGTAGCCGATCTGGCGCTGGCGCTGTTGCTCGCTTTGATGCGCCGCGTGCTGCCGGCCGACGCTTACGTGCGGGCCGGGGGGTGGTCCGGAGCAAAGCCGTCGCCGATGCTGAAGCCGCCGCGCGGACTGACCGGTGCCAAGGTCGGCGTCTATGGCATCGGCGAGATCGGCCGCAAGATCGCTGCCCGCGTCTCCGGCTTCGAGACCGAAGTCGCCTATCACAGCCGCAGCCGTCACGACGTGCCGTATCGCTATGTCGGCGATCTCGGCGAATTGGTCGACTGGTGCGACGTGCTGCTGGTCGCGGTCCGCGCCGGCCCGGATACCGAAAAGATCATCGATGCCGGCATGCTGAAGCGGCTCGGGCCGAACGGCGTGGTGGTCAACATCTCCCGCGGTTCGGTGATCGATCAGGCCGCGCTGATCGCCGCGCTGGCCGACGGCACGATCGCCGGGGCAGGTCTCGACGTCTTCGCCTTGGAGCCCTACGCGCCGGATGCGCTGGCCGAGTTTCCGAACGTGGTGTTGACGCCGCATATCGGCGGTCACACCCAGGAAGCCCACCGCGCGATGCAGGACTGCGTCATCGCCAATCTTGCGGCGTTCTTCGCGGGGAAGCCGCTGCCGTATCCGGTGCAGGGGTAA
- the rpoB gene encoding DNA-directed RNA polymerase subunit beta → MAQQTFTGRKRVRKFFGHIREVAEMPNLIEVQKASYDQFLMVAEPPGGRPDEGLQAVFRSVFPISDFSNASMLEFVRYEFEPPKYDVDECRQRGMTYAAPLKVTLRLIVFDIDEETGARSVKDIKEQDVYMGDIPLMTMNGTFIVNGTERVIVSQMHRSPGVFFDHDKGKTHSSGKLLFAARIIPYRGSWLDIEFDAKDIVYARIDRRRKLPVTSLMFALGLDGEEILSTFYNKILYKRTKEGWRVPFDVNRFRGYSTVNDLIDADTGKVVLEAGKKLTVRAARQLQEKGLKALRMSDEELVGNYLAEDLVNPKTGEIYAEAGEEITDKTLKMLNEQGYKELPLLDIDHVNVGPYIRNTLNADKNMTREDALFDIYRVMRPGEPPTLDSAQNMFQSLFFDAERYDLSAVGRVKMNMRLDLDAPDTHRTLRKEDILAVIKTLVGLRDGKGEIDDIDHLGNRRVRSVGELMENQYRIGLLRMERAIKERMSSVDIDTVMPQDLINAKPAAAAVREFFGSSQLSQFMDQTNPLSEITHKRRLSALGPGGLTRERAGFEVRDVHPTHYGRICPIETPEGPNIGLINSLATFARVNKYGFVETPYRKVKEGRVTDEVVYLSAMEEGRYAVAQANVSLDAKGKFTDDLVVCRAGGTRDVVPMPADQVDYMDVSPKQLVSVAAALIPFLENDDANRALMGSNMQRQAVPLVRAEAPFVGTGMEGVVARDSGAAIAARRTGIIDQIDATRIVIRATEDLDPTKSGVDIYRLMKYQRSNQSTCINQRPLVKVGDHVKKGDIIADGPSTDLGELALGRNVLVAFMPWNGYNFEDSILLSERIVKEDVFTSIHIEEFEVMARDTKLGPEEITRDIPNVSEEALKNLDEAGIVYIGAEVRAGDILVGKITPKGESPMTPEEKLLRAIFGEKASDVRDTSLRVPPGVQGTIVEVRVFNRHGVDKDERALAIEREEIERLAKDRDDEQAILDRNVYGRLADLLDGRQGIAGPKGFKKDTKITRAVLEEYPKSQWWLFAAPNDKLMAEIEAMRKQYDESKKGLEQRFLDKVEKLQRGDELPPGVMKMVKVFVAVKRKIQPGDKMAGRHGNKGVVSKIVPIEDMPFLEDGTHADIVLNPLGVPSRMNVGQILETHLGWACAGLGKRIGETIDAYYQSQDLKPLRETLRKIYGEDETIKSLDDGELLELGRNLSHGVPIATPVFDGAKEADIEEMLKLAGFDASGQSTVYDGRTGDQFDRRVTVGYIYMLKLHHLVDDKIHARSIGPYSLVTQQPLGGKAQFGGQRFGEMEVWALEAYGAAYTLQEMLTVKSDDVAGRTKVYEAIVRGDDTFEAGIPESFNVLVKEMRSLGLNVDLHNSKLAAPPPAEAAE, encoded by the coding sequence ATGGCGCAGCAGACGTTCACCGGTCGCAAACGCGTTCGCAAGTTTTTCGGTCACATCCGGGAAGTCGCGGAGATGCCGAACCTCATCGAGGTTCAGAAGGCATCTTACGACCAGTTCCTGATGGTTGCCGAGCCTCCCGGAGGTCGGCCGGACGAGGGGCTGCAGGCGGTGTTCCGGTCGGTCTTCCCGATTTCGGACTTCTCCAACGCCTCGATGCTCGAATTCGTTCGCTACGAATTCGAGCCGCCGAAGTACGACGTCGACGAGTGCCGCCAGCGCGGCATGACCTATGCTGCGCCGCTGAAGGTGACGCTGCGCCTCATCGTGTTCGATATCGACGAGGAAACCGGCGCCCGCTCCGTGAAGGACATCAAGGAGCAGGATGTCTACATGGGTGACATCCCGTTGATGACGATGAATGGTACATTCATCGTCAACGGTACCGAGCGCGTCATCGTCTCGCAGATGCACCGGTCGCCGGGTGTGTTCTTCGACCACGATAAGGGCAAGACCCACTCGTCGGGCAAGCTGCTGTTTGCCGCCCGCATCATCCCGTATCGCGGCTCCTGGCTCGACATCGAGTTCGACGCCAAGGACATCGTCTATGCGCGTATCGACCGTCGCCGCAAGCTGCCGGTGACGTCGCTGATGTTCGCCCTCGGCCTCGACGGCGAAGAGATCCTGTCGACCTTCTACAACAAGATCCTCTACAAGCGGACCAAGGAAGGCTGGCGCGTTCCGTTCGACGTCAACCGCTTCCGTGGCTACTCGACCGTCAACGACCTGATCGACGCCGACACCGGCAAGGTCGTGCTCGAGGCCGGCAAGAAGCTGACTGTGCGTGCAGCCCGTCAGCTGCAGGAAAAGGGCCTCAAGGCGCTGCGGATGTCCGACGAGGAGCTCGTCGGCAACTATCTGGCCGAGGATCTGGTCAACCCGAAGACCGGTGAGATCTATGCGGAAGCCGGTGAGGAAATCACCGACAAGACGCTGAAGATGCTGAACGAGCAGGGCTACAAGGAGCTGCCGCTGCTCGACATCGATCATGTCAACGTCGGCCCGTACATCCGCAACACGCTGAACGCCGACAAGAACATGACGCGCGAAGACGCGCTGTTCGACATCTACCGGGTGATGCGTCCGGGCGAGCCGCCGACGCTGGACTCCGCACAGAACATGTTCCAGTCGCTGTTCTTCGACGCTGAGCGCTACGACCTGTCGGCCGTGGGCCGCGTCAAGATGAACATGCGCCTTGACCTCGATGCGCCGGACACCCATCGCACGCTGCGCAAGGAAGACATCCTGGCGGTGATCAAGACCCTGGTCGGCCTGCGGGACGGCAAGGGCGAGATCGACGACATCGACCACCTCGGCAACCGCCGTGTGCGTTCGGTCGGCGAGCTGATGGAGAACCAGTACCGCATCGGCCTGCTCCGCATGGAGCGCGCCATCAAGGAGCGGATGAGCTCGGTCGACATCGACACCGTGATGCCGCAGGACCTGATCAACGCCAAGCCGGCGGCGGCGGCGGTGCGCGAGTTCTTCGGCTCGTCGCAGCTCTCGCAGTTCATGGACCAGACCAACCCGCTGTCGGAGATCACCCATAAGCGGCGCCTGTCGGCGCTCGGCCCGGGCGGTCTGACCCGTGAGCGTGCCGGCTTCGAAGTCCGCGACGTGCATCCGACCCATTACGGCCGTATCTGCCCGATCGAGACGCCGGAAGGTCCGAATATCGGTCTGATCAACTCGCTGGCGACGTTCGCCCGCGTGAATAAGTACGGCTTCGTCGAGACCCCGTACCGCAAGGTCAAGGAAGGCCGCGTCACCGACGAGGTGGTGTATCTGTCGGCGATGGAAGAGGGCCGCTACGCGGTGGCGCAGGCCAACGTGTCGCTCGACGCCAAGGGCAAGTTCACCGACGATCTGGTGGTCTGCCGCGCCGGCGGCACCCGCGACGTGGTGCCGATGCCGGCCGACCAGGTCGACTACATGGACGTGTCGCCGAAGCAGCTGGTGTCGGTCGCCGCGGCGCTGATCCCGTTCCTCGAGAACGACGACGCCAACCGCGCGCTGATGGGCTCGAACATGCAGCGCCAGGCGGTGCCGCTGGTTCGCGCCGAGGCGCCGTTCGTCGGCACCGGCATGGAAGGCGTGGTTGCTCGTGACTCGGGCGCGGCGATCGCCGCGCGCCGCACCGGCATCATCGACCAGATCGACGCGACGCGTATCGTCATCCGCGCCACCGAGGATCTCGATCCGACCAAGTCGGGCGTCGATATCTACCGGCTGATGAAGTACCAGCGCTCCAACCAGTCGACCTGCATCAACCAGCGTCCGCTGGTGAAGGTCGGTGACCACGTCAAGAAGGGCGACATCATCGCCGACGGTCCGTCGACCGATCTCGGTGAGCTCGCGCTCGGCCGCAACGTGCTCGTCGCGTTCATGCCGTGGAACGGCTACAACTTCGAAGACTCGATCCTGCTCTCCGAGCGGATCGTGAAGGAAGACGTCTTCACCTCGATCCACATCGAGGAATTCGAGGTGATGGCGCGCGACACCAAGCTCGGCCCCGAGGAAATCACCCGCGATATTCCGAACGTTTCGGAAGAAGCGCTGAAGAACCTCGACGAAGCGGGCATCGTCTACATCGGCGCCGAAGTCCGCGCCGGCGACATCCTGGTCGGCAAGATCACGCCGAAGGGCGAAAGCCCGATGACGCCGGAAGAAAAGCTGCTGCGCGCCATCTTCGGTGAAAAGGCCTCGGACGTTCGCGACACCTCGCTGCGGGTGCCACCGGGCGTGCAGGGCACCATCGTCGAAGTCCGCGTGTTCAACCGCCACGGCGTCGACAAGGACGAGCGTGCGCTGGCGATCGAGCGGGAAGAGATCGAGCGCCTCGCCAAGGACCGCGACGACGAGCAGGCGATTCTCGACCGTAACGTTTACGGCCGTCTCGCCGACCTGCTCGACGGTCGTCAGGGCATTGCCGGTCCGAAGGGCTTCAAGAAGGACACCAAGATCACCCGTGCGGTGCTCGAGGAGTATCCGAAGTCGCAGTGGTGGCTGTTCGCTGCCCCGAACGACAAGCTGATGGCCGAAATCGAGGCCATGCGGAAGCAGTACGACGAGTCGAAGAAGGGCCTCGAACAGCGCTTCCTCGACAAGGTCGAGAAGCTGCAGCGCGGCGACGAATTGCCGCCCGGCGTGATGAAGATGGTCAAGGTCTTCGTCGCGGTGAAGCGCAAGATCCAGCCGGGCGACAAGATGGCCGGCCGCCACGGCAACAAGGGTGTGGTGTCGAAGATCGTTCCGATCGAGGACATGCCGTTCCTCGAGGACGGCACTCACGCCGACATCGTGCTGAACCCGCTCGGCGTGCCGAGCCGCATGAACGTCGGTCAGATCCTCGAGACGCATCTCGGCTGGGCGTGCGCCGGTCTCGGCAAGCGCATCGGTGAGACGATCGACGCCTACTACCAGAGCCAGGATCTCAAGCCGCTGCGCGAGACCCTGCGGAAGATCTACGGCGAGGACGAGACCATCAAGTCGCTCGACGATGGTGAGCTGCTCGAACTCGGCCGCAATCTCAGCCACGGCGTGCCGATTGCGACCCCGGTGTTCGACGGTGCCAAGGAGGCCGACATCGAAGAGATGCTGAAGCTCGCGGGCTTCGACGCTTCGGGTCAGTCGACTGTGTACGACGGCCGCACCGGCGATCAGTTCGATCGTCGTGTCACCGTCGGCTACATCTACATGCTGAAGCTGCATCACCTCGTGGACGACAAGATCCACGCCCGGTCGATCGGTCCGTACTCGCTCGTCACCCAGCAGCCGCTGGGCGGTAAGGCGCAGTTCGGCGGCCAGCGCTTCGGCGAAATGGAGGTGTGGGCGCTCGAAGCTTACGGCGCGGCCTACACGCTGCAGGAAATGCTGACGGTGAAGTCGGACGACGTCGCCGGCCGCACCAAGGTGTACGAGGCGATCGTGCGCGGCGACGACACGTTCGAGGCCGGTATTCCGGAATCGTTCAACGTGCTCGTCAAGGAAATGCGCTCGCTCGGCCTCAACGTCGACCTGCACAACTCCAAGCTGGCGGCGCCGCCTCCGGCCGAGGCTGCCGAGTAA
- the rplL gene encoding 50S ribosomal protein L7/L12: MADLQKIVDDLSSLTVLEAAELAKLLEEKWGVSAAAAVAVAAAPGAGGAAAPAEEKTEFTVVLASAGDKKIEVIKEVRAITGLGLKEAKDLVEGAPKPLKEGVNKEEAEKVKAQLEKAGAKVELK; encoded by the coding sequence ATGGCTGATCTGCAGAAGATTGTTGACGACCTCTCGAGCCTCACCGTGCTCGAAGCCGCTGAGCTCGCCAAGTTGCTCGAAGAGAAGTGGGGCGTTTCGGCCGCTGCGGCCGTCGCGGTTGCCGCTGCTCCGGGCGCCGGTGGCGCCGCTGCTCCGGCGGAAGAGAAGACCGAGTTCACCGTTGTCCTGGCCTCGGCTGGCGACAAGAAGATCGAGGTGATCAAGGAAGTCCGCGCCATCACCGGCCTGGGCCTCAAGGAAGCCAAGGATCTGGTCGAAGGCGCTCCGAAGCCGCTCAAGGAAGGCGTCAACAAGGAAGAAGCCGAGAAGGTCAAGGCCCAGCTCGAGAAGGCTGGCGCCAAGGTCGAGCTCAAGTAA
- the rplJ gene encoding 50S ribosomal protein L10: MERAAKKEAVESLNGLFQTTSVAIVAHYSGLTVAQMQKLRQQMKQAGASVKVSKNRLAKIALEGTDVAAIGPLLKGPTVIATSSDPVAAPKVAVEFAKANEKFVILGGSMGTTVLNVDGVKALASLPSLDELRAKLVGLVQAPATKIAQVTTAPAAKLARVVQAYASKSEAA; this comes from the coding sequence GTGGAAAGAGCGGCAAAAAAAGAGGCGGTCGAATCGCTGAATGGTCTGTTCCAGACCACCAGCGTCGCGATCGTCGCTCACTATTCCGGCCTCACCGTTGCCCAGATGCAGAAGCTGCGTCAGCAGATGAAGCAGGCGGGCGCCTCGGTGAAGGTTTCGAAGAACCGTCTCGCCAAAATTGCTCTTGAAGGCACCGACGTCGCAGCCATCGGCCCCCTGCTGAAGGGGCCGACTGTGATCGCTACATCTAGCGATCCGGTGGCGGCGCCGAAAGTTGCCGTCGAATTCGCCAAGGCGAACGAGAAGTTCGTCATTCTCGGCGGTTCGATGGGCACAACCGTCCTGAACGTCGATGGCGTCAAGGCTCTCGCCTCGCTGCCGTCGCTCGATGAACTGCGCGCCAAGCTGGTCGGCCTCGTCCAGGCCCCGGCGACCAAGATCGCGCAGGTCACCACCGCTCCAGCTGCGAAGCTGGCCCGCGTGGTTCAGGCCTATGCCTCCAAAAGCGAAGCGGCCTGA